Genomic DNA from Peribacillus simplex NBRC 15720 = DSM 1321:
GCTTGTTGCCCTGCTCGAAATCCTTCTCGATACCCTTGTCGAAATCCTTGTCGAAACCCTTGTTGAAACCCTTGTTGCTGCCTGTTAAATTCATCTGCTGACTGTACACCATGTTGCTGCCTGTTAAGTTCTTCTGCTGACTGTATACCATGTTGCTGATTTATCGGATTAACCGGCCCATGATAGTATTGATATTCATTATCCATAAGATCACCACCTCATGTATGGTATTCTGTTTGGGCATTCATTGAGCCTTTCCAAATAAAAAAATACAGGGCAACAACCCTGTATTTTATTTACCTTTTAATTACTCATGGTTAAAAATTTTGAAAAAAGAGTGGCGTGCGAGAGTTCCCTCATATGCGGACTTTCAAATCGGAAAACAGTACGTTAAACAAACGAAGAATGATAAGCAGGACGTACGGCTTGTAACTCTTTCTTCTTACCTTTAAAATAGGGACAGAAGCAAACAGGAGGAATTAATAAGTGAAGTCTACCCCAGTTGAACAATTATTTTATGAATTTGATGAAACAGCCCAAATATTGCAAAGTGAACTATCATGTACGTATCTGGATGCCCTGGGTGAAACGGGCGAGAATTTCTTCCAAGGGAAAGTCCTGCAGGAGGAAATAAGTGAAGTATCGAAGAAAAGGTTAGGGAAGCATTATGCAGATTTTTCACCAGAGAAATATGAGAAGGAAGCAATCCGTAAAGCGTACCAGCTTGCTATTTTAAAAGGCATGCAGCAGAGCGTTCAGCCGAATCATCATATGACCCCTGATGCAGTCGGCATGTTCGTCAGCTATTTAGTCGGTAAATTCACCAAGGACCAAAAAGAGATAGTCATGCTCGATCCAGCCATCGGAACGGGGAACTTACTATTTGCGAACTTGAATCAGCTTACTGATAAAAACATCGCTTCATATGGTGTCGAGATCGATGAAACCTTGATCAGGCTTGCTTATGCAGGTGCCAACCTGCAAGAACACCCGCTGCAATTTTTCAACCAGGACAGCTTGGAGCCGCTTTTCATCGATCCTTCAGATGTTGTGGTCAGTGATTTGCCGATTGGTTATTACCCGAATGATGTGCGGGCAGCTGAATATGAATTGAAGGCCGATAAGGGACATTCGTATGCACACCATTTGTTTATTGAACAAGGTATTAAACACGCGAAGGATGGCGGACACCTATTCTTCATTGTCCCGAATAACCTGTTCGTCTCGGAGGAAGCTCCGAAACTCAATGATTTCCTGAAGAAGCATACACATATCCAAGGGATGGTGCAACTACCGCTTTCCATGTTTAAGAGTGAAGAGGCTGCGAAAAGCATCCTGATCCTCCAAAAGAAAAAAGAGGGTATCGAAGCACCGAAGAAAGCATTGCTCGTACAACTTCCGAAGATGTCGGATTTCGAAGCGACCAGGTCTGTCATGCAACAGATGGACGATTGGTTTAAAGAGGAAAAATAGTCAATGAAAGCTGATGCCGCAGGCATTGGCTTTCATTTTTTTTTGAAAGAGTGATTATTTGCAATTTTTCATTATTATTTGGTTGAATCCGCTTGCCATGATAAGATTGTACAATATACTTCACGTTTCGTTGAGATGAACATTGGAAGAACTAGCTTAGAGTAAAGGAGCAGGATGGATGTCAAAATTCATGGCTATTAATGCGGGCAGCTCTTCTTTGAAGTTTCAGCTTTTTGAGATGCCAAGTGAAAAAGTAATTACAAAAGGACTTGTAGAAAGAATCGGCTTGAAAAATTCCGCATTTACCTTAAGCGTCGAAGGCGAAAAGATTTCTGAAACGATGGATATACCAAATCATGAAGTAGCTGTAGGGCTTTTATTGAAAAAGCTGATTGACCATCGCATCATTGACTCCTTTGAAGAGATAGAGGGCGTAGGTCATCGGGTGGTGCATGGCGGTGAGATATTCAGCGACTCGGTCTTGATTACGGAGGACGTAATAGAGGAAATCGAAAAGCTTTCCGAGTTGGCGCCCCTTCATAATCCCGCCAATATCACCGGGATCAAAGCCTTCGGGAAAATTCTGGATGATGCGCCAGCGGTTGCGGTATTCGACACTGCCTTCCATCAAACGATGGCAGCAGGTTCATATTTGTACAGCTTACCTCTTGAATATTATGAAAATTACGGAATAAGGAAGTATGGGTTTCACGGTACTTCACATAAATATGTATCGCAGCGGGCTGCCGAAATGATTGGCCGCCCAATTGAAAAGCTTCGATTGATATCGTGCCATTTAGGGAATGGTGCAAGCATTACGGCCATAAAGGGCGGCAAATCAATTGATACATCAATGGGATTTACACCATTGGCCGGTGTTACTATGGGAACGCGTTCAGGGAACATCGACCCTGCACTGATTCCTTATATCATGGAGAAGACGGGAAAAACGGCAGATGAAGTTCTGGATGTCCTGAATAAGAAAAGCGGCATTCTGGCCCTTTCCGGATTTTCCAGCGACCTGCGCGATATTCAAGTTGAAGCGGATAAAGGCAATGAGCGGGCTGAACTCGCACTTAAAGTATTTGCAGACCGGATTCACAAGTATATAGGCTCCTATTCAGCTAAAATGGGAGGTGTGGACGGCATCATTTTTACAGCGGGCATCGGAGAAAACAGTCAAACCATTAGGGGGCGAATCTTGGAGGGACTTGAATTCATGGGGGTATATTGGGA
This window encodes:
- a CDS encoding class I SAM-dependent methyltransferase, whose amino-acid sequence is MKSTPVEQLFYEFDETAQILQSELSCTYLDALGETGENFFQGKVLQEEISEVSKKRLGKHYADFSPEKYEKEAIRKAYQLAILKGMQQSVQPNHHMTPDAVGMFVSYLVGKFTKDQKEIVMLDPAIGTGNLLFANLNQLTDKNIASYGVEIDETLIRLAYAGANLQEHPLQFFNQDSLEPLFIDPSDVVVSDLPIGYYPNDVRAAEYELKADKGHSYAHHLFIEQGIKHAKDGGHLFFIVPNNLFVSEEAPKLNDFLKKHTHIQGMVQLPLSMFKSEEAAKSILILQKKKEGIEAPKKALLVQLPKMSDFEATRSVMQQMDDWFKEEK
- a CDS encoding acetate kinase, which codes for MSKFMAINAGSSSLKFQLFEMPSEKVITKGLVERIGLKNSAFTLSVEGEKISETMDIPNHEVAVGLLLKKLIDHRIIDSFEEIEGVGHRVVHGGEIFSDSVLITEDVIEEIEKLSELAPLHNPANITGIKAFGKILDDAPAVAVFDTAFHQTMAAGSYLYSLPLEYYENYGIRKYGFHGTSHKYVSQRAAEMIGRPIEKLRLISCHLGNGASITAIKGGKSIDTSMGFTPLAGVTMGTRSGNIDPALIPYIMEKTGKTADEVLDVLNKKSGILALSGFSSDLRDIQVEADKGNERAELALKVFADRIHKYIGSYSAKMGGVDGIIFTAGIGENSQTIRGRILEGLEFMGVYWDKDLNRTSGKEAFINTPYSPVKVMVIPTNEEIMIVRDTMKIALSETWKT